The nucleotide window GCGTAAACGAGCAGGAAAGGCGGCACAATGCGTGTGCTGGTTCTCGGCGGTGACGGATATCTGGGCTGGCCGACCGCGCTGCACTTATCGGACAAAGGTCACGAGGTGGCCGTTCTCGACAATTTCGCGCGGCGCGGGTACGACGCCGAGCTCGGTGTCGAGAGCCTGGTCCCGATCGAATCCCTGACCGACCGCGTCGCCGCCTGGCGCGAGGTCTCCGGCAAAACGATCACCCGCTACGAAGGCGACCTCCTCGACGCGGAGTTCCTGTTCGCAGCGGTGCGTGACTTCGCGCCGGACGCCGTCGTCCACTACGCCGAGCAACGATCGGCGCCCTATTCCATGATCGACCGCGAGCACGCGGTGTACACGCAGCACAACAACGTGATCGGGAACCTCAACCTGCTGTACGCGATCGCGGAGATCAATCCGGCGATCCACCTGGTCAAACTGGGCACGATGGGCGAATACGGCACGCCGAACATCGACATCGAAGAAGGCTGGCTGGAGCTCGAACACAACGGCCGCCGCGATCGCGTGCTGTTCCCGAAACGGCCCTGTTCCTTCTACCACCTGACCAAGGTCCACGATTCCCACAACATCGAATTCACCTGCCGCGCGTGGGGGCTGCGCGCGACGGACCTCAACCAGGGCGTGGTGTACGGCCAGCAGACGCCGCAGACGGCGCTCGACCCGCGCCTGGCGACCCGCTTCGACTACGACGCCGTGTTCGGCACGGTGCTCAACCGGTTCGTCATCCAGGCGGTGCTGGGCCAGCCGCTGACGGTCTACGGCAAGGGCACGCAGACCCGCGGCCTGATCGACATCCGCGACACCGTGGAGTGCATCCGCCTGGCCGTGGAGAACCCGGCTTCGGCGGGGGAGTTCCGGGTGTTCAACCAGATGACGGAGAGCATGTCGGTGGCGGCCATCGCCGAGCTCGTCGCCGACCGGTTCCCCGGCCCGGTGCAGATCGAGCAGCTGGAGAACCCGCGCACGGAAGCGCCGGAGCACTACTACAACGTGCAGCACACCGGGCTGGTCGGGCTGGGGCTGAAGCCGCACCTGCTGTCGGACACGCTGATCGAGTCGATGTTCGACATCGTGGGCGCGAACAAGCACCGGGTGAACCCGGAGAAGCTGCGCCCGACGGTCCGCTGGCGGGGTGCGCTGAAGGACTAGCCGCGATGGGGGCTCCCGGCCGGGAGCCCCCACGTGTTCAGCCGGGCAGCTTGTCGAGAAAGCCGTGCACCTCGGCGATCTTCCCGTCTTCCAGCTCGACGACGTCGAACCCGATGGCGACCGGCTCGGCACCCGGCGTGCCGAGGTACCACTGGAAGCGGGCGAGGTGGTGGTGGGCGTCCGGGTCGGCGGGCAGGCTGAAGGTGAGCCCGCCGAACTGCTGTTGGGCGCCGGCGACGAACTGGTCGATCCCGTCGTGCCCGCGGACGGCGCCGAGCGGATCGGTGTAGCCGGCGTCGGCGGTGAAGACGTCGGCGACGAGGGCCCGGCGCTTGCCGGCGTCGCTCTCGTTCCAGACGGCGATGTACTGCTCGACGAGGGCGCGGACGTCGGTCATGGGAGTTCCTTTCGTTGGGGGACAACGGGTTCGCCGTCATCCGGTGCTGAGAACGACTGTGGCGGACGACCGGCGGCGCGTCGATTACGCGGGAGGTAATGCCCGGCCATTACCCCGGAAGTAATGGCAGCCACCCCGTGATCGCCGTAGCGTCGCTCCCGTGACGACTACGGTGCAGGCGCGGCAGCGGCCCGTCGGCGAGCTCCTCCGCGAATGGCGCGACCGCCGCCGGATCAGCCAGCTCGACCTCGCGATCTCGGCGGACATCTCCACCCGCCACCTCAGCTTCGTGGAAACCGGGCGGTCCAGGCCGAGCCGGGAGATGGTGCTGCGGCTCGGCGAACACCTCGACGTCCCGCTGCGGGAACGCAACCGGCTGCTGCTCGCCGCCGGGTTCGCGCCCGCCTACACCGAGACCGCGCTCGCCGAACCCGAGATGGACGCCGTCCGGCGGGCCGTGCGGCAGCTGCTCACCGGCCACGAGCCGTACCCGGCCGCCGTCGTCGACCGGAACTGGGACCTCGTCGACGCCAACGCCGCCGTCGGTCTCTTCGTCGCCGGGATCCCGCCCGAGCTGACCACCAACGTCCTGCGCGCCACCCTGCACCCCGACGGCATGGCCCCGCACATCCGCAACCTGGGGGAGTGGCGGGCCCACCTGCTCGGCAGGCTGCGACGCCAGGTCGCCCAGACCGCCGACCCCGGGCTGGCCGAGCTCCTCGACGAGCTGCGCGGGTACCCCTGCGACCAGCCGGTGCCCGAGGTGGAGGTCCCCGGGCCGGGTGACATCTTCGTGCCGCTGAAGTTCCGCCACGACGGCACCGACCTCACGTTCTTCAGCACGGTGGCCACCTTCGGCACCCCGCTGGACGTCACCGTCGCGGAACTGGTGATCGAGTCGTTCTTCCCGGCCGACAGCGCGACGGCGGCGCACCTGCGCGAGTGGGCCGCCCGGGTGGGATGATGGGGGTCCGCGCAGCATCCGAAGTGAGGATCACCGGTTGATGGCCGTCCCGCCTTCGCTCGCCCTGTCCGTCGGAGTCCGCATCCCCCAGCTGCTGTTCGGCGTCGCCGGCCTGTCGCCGTCCGAAACCGGCCGGGCCGTCCGCATCGCCCTCGACACCGGTTACCGCGGCATCGACGCCCCGCCGGGCACCGAGACGGCGGTCGGCGCGGTCCTCGCCGCCGCCGACGTGCCCCGCGAAGACCTCTTCGTCAGCGTGCACGTGCCCGCCCAGGGCTACGACACCGCCCGCCGCGCGGCCGACCAGGCGCTGGCGGCGCTCCGGCTCGACCGCGTCGACCTGTGCCTGCTGGACGGCACGCGGGGCGCGTTCACCGACACCTGGCGCGCACTGAGCCGGTTGCGCGCCGACGGCCGGGCCCGCGCGGTCGGCGTCGCCGGCTTCGGCGTCCCGGAGCTGCGCCGGCTCATCGACGCGACCGGCTCGGTGCCCGCGGTCAACCAGGTGGAGCTGCACCCGTGGCTGCAGCAGCTGCCGCTGCGGGAGTTCCACGGCGAGCGCGGCATCGTCACGGCCGCCGCGAGCCCGGCCGCGAACGCCGCGCTGCTGTCCGACGAGACGGTCACCGCCCTTGCCGCCAAGTACGGCAAGACCCCGGCCCAGATCGTGCTGCGGTGGCACCTGCAGACCGGCACGGTCGCGGTGGCCGCGGCGGCGACCACGACCCGGATCCGGGAGCACTTCGGGATCTTCGACTTCGAGCTGGCCGACGACGACCTCGCCGTGGTGGCCGAGCTCGACAACGGCACGCGCGTTTAGCCGATCAGGTGGACTTGATGCCGGCCGCGGTGAAGTCGGCCTGCTGAGCGGGCTGTTCCAGGTACTCGCGGAACGTCTGGGCGGCGCGCAGCGCGGTGTCGTCGATGCCCGGGCCGGCGAGCCCGATGAACGGGTAGTCCGCCGAGCGCGCATTCGCCACCGACTGGGCGGGCGAGCCGATCATCTCGGGCTTCTTGGTGGTGAGCTCGCTGACCCAGTACGACGATTCCGGCAGCCACGCGGCGGGCAGCCCGCCGATGGAGTCCAGCTTGGCCCGGCCGACCAGCGCGTCGAGCACCTGCGCGGAGGGCTTGGCCTCGATCATGACGTGCACGCACTGCCCGTGGACGACGGTGGCGGCCTGGTTCCACCGCTCGGCCGCGGCGGCGACCGGCTTCTGCACACTCGGGGTGACGAGGATCCGCATGTGCGCGGTACCACCGTCACAGCTGGCGGCCTGCGCCTCGGCGCGGCTGTTGAGCTCGTTGTCGGCCCAGTTCCACCCGACGACCCCGAGCCCGATGAGGACGGCGAGCACGAGGCAGGCGATCGGCCAGGTCGCGATCCGCCGGCGCGGCGCCTTCTTGCCGACGATCCGGTGCGAGCCGGTGGCGTCGCTCTGGCCGACGACCCGGTGCGAACCGGTGCCTTCGCTGCGGGCCGGCCCGGT belongs to Amycolatopsis tolypomycina and includes:
- a CDS encoding aldo/keto reductase — protein: MAVPPSLALSVGVRIPQLLFGVAGLSPSETGRAVRIALDTGYRGIDAPPGTETAVGAVLAAADVPREDLFVSVHVPAQGYDTARRAADQALAALRLDRVDLCLLDGTRGAFTDTWRALSRLRADGRARAVGVAGFGVPELRRLIDATGSVPAVNQVELHPWLQQLPLREFHGERGIVTAAASPAANAALLSDETVTALAAKYGKTPAQIVLRWHLQTGTVAVAAAATTTRIREHFGIFDFELADDDLAVVAELDNGTRV
- a CDS encoding nuclear transport factor 2 family protein: MTDVRALVEQYIAVWNESDAGKRRALVADVFTADAGYTDPLGAVRGHDGIDQFVAGAQQQFGGLTFSLPADPDAHHHLARFQWYLGTPGAEPVAIGFDVVELEDGKIAEVHGFLDKLPG
- a CDS encoding NAD-dependent epimerase/dehydratase family protein, whose product is MRVLVLGGDGYLGWPTALHLSDKGHEVAVLDNFARRGYDAELGVESLVPIESLTDRVAAWREVSGKTITRYEGDLLDAEFLFAAVRDFAPDAVVHYAEQRSAPYSMIDREHAVYTQHNNVIGNLNLLYAIAEINPAIHLVKLGTMGEYGTPNIDIEEGWLELEHNGRRDRVLFPKRPCSFYHLTKVHDSHNIEFTCRAWGLRATDLNQGVVYGQQTPQTALDPRLATRFDYDAVFGTVLNRFVIQAVLGQPLTVYGKGTQTRGLIDIRDTVECIRLAVENPASAGEFRVFNQMTESMSVAAIAELVADRFPGPVQIEQLENPRTEAPEHYYNVQHTGLVGLGLKPHLLSDTLIESMFDIVGANKHRVNPEKLRPTVRWRGALKD
- a CDS encoding helix-turn-helix domain-containing protein — translated: MTTTVQARQRPVGELLREWRDRRRISQLDLAISADISTRHLSFVETGRSRPSREMVLRLGEHLDVPLRERNRLLLAAGFAPAYTETALAEPEMDAVRRAVRQLLTGHEPYPAAVVDRNWDLVDANAAVGLFVAGIPPELTTNVLRATLHPDGMAPHIRNLGEWRAHLLGRLRRQVAQTADPGLAELLDELRGYPCDQPVPEVEVPGPGDIFVPLKFRHDGTDLTFFSTVATFGTPLDVTVAELVIESFFPADSATAAHLREWAARVG